The Streptomyces sp. HSG2 genome has a segment encoding these proteins:
- a CDS encoding DUF397 domain-containing protein → MSGYRHGAEATGPAWLTDTDSAGDGGQCVEAAAGRGAAHVRDSKDTERPALTVDSAAWASFVRFAVD, encoded by the coding sequence ATGAGCGGGTACAGGCATGGGGCGGAGGCCACTGGGCCGGCCTGGTTGACGGACACGGACAGCGCCGGCGACGGCGGCCAGTGCGTGGAGGCGGCGGCCGGGAGGGGCGCCGCGCACGTCCGGGACTCGAAGGACACGGAACGTCCCGCGCTGACCGTGGACTCGGCGGCCTGGGCCTCGTTCGTGCGCTTCGCGGTGGACTGA
- the ctaD gene encoding cytochrome c oxidase subunit I, whose protein sequence is MGTAEETGTRHGVATGTRAPATTGAYRGRPNWVEWLTTTDHKKIGTMYLVASLVFFAIGGVLALVMRAELARPGTQIVSNEQFNQAFTMHGSIMLLLFAMPLFTGFANWIMPLQIGTPDVAFPRLNMLAFWLFLFGSLIAAGGFLTPGGAASFGWFLYVPLSDEVHSPGLGADLWIMGVALSGFGSILGAVNFITTIICMRAPGMTMFRMPIFTWNVLLTGVLILMVFPVLAAALFALEMDRRFGSHVFDAANGGALLWQHLFWFFGHPEVYVLALPFFGIVSEVIPVFSRKPMFGYMGLIGATIAIAGLSVTVWAHHMYVTGGVLLPFFSFMTFLIAVPTGVKFFNWIGTMWKGSLSFETPMLWATGFLVTFLFGGLTGVILASPPLDFHTSDSYFVVAHFHYTLFGTVVYAMFAGFHFWWPKFTGKLLDERLGKITFWTLTIGFHMTFLVQHWLGVEGMPRRYADYLAADGFTALNTLSSIGSFLLGLSFLPFFYNVWKTARYGKPVDTDDPWGYGRSLEWATSCPPPRHNFERLPRIRSEAPAFDLHHPEITALERAQQTAGH, encoded by the coding sequence GTGGGCACGGCAGAAGAGACAGGCACCCGACATGGGGTCGCCACCGGAACACGAGCACCGGCGACGACCGGCGCGTATCGCGGGCGACCGAACTGGGTGGAGTGGCTGACCACGACCGACCACAAGAAGATCGGCACGATGTACCTCGTGGCGTCGCTGGTCTTCTTCGCGATCGGGGGCGTGCTCGCCTTGGTGATGCGGGCGGAACTGGCCCGGCCGGGAACGCAGATCGTCTCGAACGAACAGTTCAACCAGGCGTTCACCATGCACGGCTCGATCATGCTGCTGCTGTTCGCGATGCCGCTCTTCACCGGCTTCGCCAACTGGATCATGCCGCTCCAGATCGGCACCCCCGACGTGGCGTTCCCTCGCCTGAACATGCTGGCCTTCTGGCTCTTCCTGTTCGGCTCGCTGATCGCGGCCGGCGGGTTCCTGACCCCGGGTGGCGCGGCCTCCTTCGGCTGGTTCCTGTACGTGCCGTTGTCGGACGAGGTGCACTCCCCGGGTCTCGGCGCGGACCTGTGGATCATGGGTGTCGCACTGTCCGGCTTCGGTTCGATCCTCGGCGCGGTCAACTTCATCACCACGATCATCTGCATGCGCGCGCCCGGCATGACGATGTTCCGGATGCCGATCTTCACCTGGAACGTGCTGCTCACCGGTGTGCTGATCCTGATGGTGTTCCCGGTGCTGGCGGCGGCGCTCTTCGCCCTGGAGATGGACCGCAGGTTCGGCTCGCACGTCTTCGACGCGGCCAACGGCGGCGCACTGCTCTGGCAGCACCTGTTCTGGTTCTTCGGGCATCCCGAGGTGTACGTCCTGGCGTTGCCCTTCTTCGGGATAGTCTCCGAGGTCATCCCGGTCTTCTCCCGGAAGCCGATGTTCGGCTACATGGGGCTGATCGGGGCGACCATCGCCATCGCCGGCCTCTCGGTGACCGTCTGGGCGCACCACATGTACGTCACGGGCGGGGTGTTGCTCCCCTTCTTCTCGTTCATGACCTTCCTCATCGCGGTGCCGACGGGCGTGAAGTTCTTCAACTGGATCGGCACCATGTGGAAGGGCTCACTGTCCTTCGAGACGCCGATGCTGTGGGCGACCGGCTTCCTCGTCACCTTCCTCTTCGGCGGCCTGACCGGCGTGATCCTGGCCTCCCCGCCCCTGGACTTCCACACCTCCGACTCGTACTTCGTCGTGGCCCACTTCCACTACACGCTCTTCGGGACGGTGGTGTACGCGATGTTCGCCGGCTTCCACTTCTGGTGGCCGAAGTTCACCGGCAAGCTCCTCGACGAGCGACTCGGCAAGATCACCTTCTGGACGCTGACCATCGGCTTCCACATGACCTTCCTGGTCCAGCACTGGCTCGGCGTGGAAGGCATGCCCCGTCGGTACGCGGACTACCTCGCCGCGGACGGCTTCACCGCGCTGAACACCCTGTCCTCCATCGGGTCGTTCCTCCTGGGCCTGTCCTTCCTGCCGTTCTTCTACAACGTCTGGAAGACGGCCCGGTACGGCAAGCCGGTCGACACCGACGATCCGTGGGGCTACGGCCGCTCGCTGGAGTGGGCGACCTCCTGCCCGCCGCCTCGGCACAACTTCGAACGGCTGCCGAGGATCCGCTCCGAGGCCCCGGCGTTCGACCTGCACCACCCCGAGATCACCGCGCTGGAGCGGGCTCAGCAGACCGCCGGCCACTGA